A single genomic interval of Gossypium raimondii isolate GPD5lz chromosome 11, ASM2569854v1, whole genome shotgun sequence harbors:
- the LOC105803955 gene encoding protein RER1A, protein MDTGPTGGGLGGDDLSQSSPATAISRWSFEVSRRYQHVLDKTVPHILYRWIACLVLVLIYAVRVYFVQGFYIITYGLGIYLLNLLMGFLSPQVDPEMQDGPSLPTRGSDEFRPFVRRLPEFKFWYSITKAFCIAFVMTFFSVFDVPVFWPILLFYWLMLFILTMKRQILHMIKYKYVPFSFGKQRYDGKKAPSTESVDLLPRD, encoded by the exons ATGGACACCGGACCAACCGGCGGTGGCCTAGGTGGTGACGATCTATCCCAATCGTCTCCTGCAACCGCTATATCGCGGTGGAGCTTCGAGGTGTCGCGGCGGTACCAGCACGTTCTGGACAAGACTGTCCCGCACATTCTGTACCGTTGGATAGCATGTCTGGTGCTGGTGCTGATCTACGCCGTACGCGTCTACTTTGTGCAGGGTTTCTACATCATCACCTACGGCCTCGGCATCTACTTGCTGAATCTCCTGATGGGGTTCCTTTCTCCTCAAGTGGACCCCGAGATGCAGGATGGCCCCTCGCTCCCCACCCGCGGATCCGATGAGTTTCGCCCTTTCGTTCGCCGACTCCCCGAGTTCAAATTCTG GTACTCTATTACAAAGGCCTTCTGCATTGCTTTTGTGATGACGTTCTTCAGTGTGTTTGATGTGCCTGTCTTTTGGCCTATACTCCTTTTCTACTGGCTAATGTTATTCATTCTAACCATGAAGAGACAGATATTGCACATGATCAAATACAAATATGTTCCTTTCTCTTTTGGTAAACAG CGATATGATGGCAAGAAGGCGCCTTCAACAGAAAGTGTGGACCTTCTTCCtagggattaa
- the LOC105803954 gene encoding UPF0481 protein At3g47200, translating to MVAVFNKELLSWYLITLKLRETVESGLPRLSTGTNKSLDLAQVHEHHLHKQQQHQPSDCLQVPINAGDENCQEADTPPESEWIISIKEKLEQARQDDAAGSWERLSIYRVPHYLREGDIKSYVPQFVSLGPYHHGKKRLRQMDQHKWRSLHRVLKRTNQEIQVFLDSMKELEERAGACYEGTITLSSNEFVEMLVLDGCFMLELFQGAAVGFQRLGYARNDPVFAMRGSMHAIHRDMIMLENQLPLFVLDRLLGIQLGEPDQKGKVAKLAIRFFDPLMPTDEPLTKSDMSRLGSSMRHTDTFDPFSDLGGLHCLDVFRRSLLSSGPKPVPRNWLKKRSNAIRVADKRRQQLIHCVSELREAGIKFRKRKTDRFWDIKFKNGILRIPRLLIHDGTKSLFLNLIAFEQCRIDCSNDITSYVIFMDNLINSHEDVAYLHYFGIIEHWLGSDAEVADLFNRLCQEVVFDINDSYLSQLSEDVNRYYNHKWNAWRAALKHRYFNNPWAIVSFFAACILLVLTFAQTFYGVYGYYRPSS from the coding sequence ATGGTAGCTGTCTTCAACAAAGAGCTCCTGAGTTGGTACCTAATCACACTCAAACTCAGGGAAACTGTGGAATCTGGACTCCCTAGATTATCTACAGGCACCAACAAATCCCTTGACTTGGCTCAAGTCCATGAACATCATTTGCACAAACAACAGCAGCATCAACCATCTGATTGCTTGCAGGTCCCAATCAATGCAGGTGATGAGAATTGCCAAGAAGCCGACACTCCGCCCGAGTCTGAGTGGATCATATCGATCAAAGAAAAGTTGGAGCAGGCTCGCCAAGATGACGCAGCTGGTTCATGGGAAAGGCTGAGCATCTATAGAGTTCCCCACTATCTAAGAGAAGGTGATATCAAATCTTATGTCCCTCAATTTGTTTCCTTAGGACCTTACCATCATGGCAAGAAACGCCTACGCCAAATGGATCAGCACAAGTGGCGCTCCCTTCACCGTGTCTTGAAGCGTACAAATCAGGAAATACAAGTTTTCCTTGATTCCATGAAGGAACTTGAAGAAAGGGCTGGAGCCTGTTATGAAGGAACCATCACTCTTAGCAGCAATGAGTTCGTCGAAATGTTGGTTCTCGATGGCTGCTTCATGCTCGAGCTTTTTCAAGGCGCTGCCGTAGGATTCCAACGTCTTGGATATGCCAGAAATGATCCTGTTTTTGCAATGCGTGGCTCGATGCATGCTATTCATAGAGATATGATAATGTTGGAGAACCAGCTTCCACTCTTCGTGCTTGATAGGCTACTGGGGATTCAACTTGGTGAGCCTGACCAAAAGGGAAAGGTTGCGAAATTGGCGATCAGATTCTTTGACCCTTTAATGCCAACGGATGAGCCATTAACAAAGAGTGACATGAGCAGATTGGGATCCTCTATGAGGCATACAGACACTTTCGACCCTTTTTCCGATCTTGGTGGCCTTCATTGCCTTGATGTTTTCAGAAGAAGTCTCTTAAGCTCTGGCCCCAAACCCGTACCTCGAAACTGGCTTAAGAAAAGATCGAATGCCATCCGCGTTGCCGATAAGCGAAGACAACAGCTAATCCATTGTGTGTCAGAGCTCAGAGAGGCTGGTATTAAATTCAGAAAGAGGAAGACCGATCGCTTCTGGGACATTAAGTTCAAGAACGGGATTCTTCGCATTCCTCGTCTCTTGATTCATGATGGAACCAAATCCCTCTTCCTCAATCTGATAGCATTTGAGCAATGCCGTATTGATTGCAGCAATGATATTACTTCCTATGTGATATTCATGGACAACTTGATCAACTCACATGAAGATGTGGCATACCTGCATTACTTTGGCATTATCGAGCATTGGCTCGGCAGTGATGCAGAAGTCGCCGACCTTTTCAACCGTCTCTGTCAAGAGGTTGTTTTCGATATCAATGACAGTTATCTTTCCCAATTGTCTGAAGATGTGAACAGATACTACAACCATAAGTGGAATGCTTGGCGTGCAGCCTTGAAACACAGATACTTCAACAATCCTTGGGCCATCGTCTCATTCTTTGCCGCTTGTATATTGCTGGTGCTTACTTTTGCTCAGACCTTTTATGGCGTTTATGGATATTACAGGCCAAGTTCTTGA
- the LOC105803952 gene encoding cysteine proteinase mucunain encodes MTTTVTPISTLFFLFFTLSSATSFSQNHWRSDDEVMSLYQAWLVKHGKQYNGIGEEENRFDIFKDNLKFIDQHNSKNTTYKLGLNKFADLTNQEYRSMFLGTKSDPKRRVMKSKNPSQRYASRAGDSLPESVDWRDHGAVTPVKDQGRCGSCWAFSTIAAVEGINKIATGELISLSEQELVDCDRSYDAGCDGGLMDYAFQFIIDNGGIDSEQDYPYLGADNNQCDPTRNAKVVSIDGYEDVVQYDEKALKKAVSHQPVSVAIEASGRAFQLYESGVFSGECGSALDHGVIVIGYGTDENGQEYWTVRNSWGSGWGEDGYIRMERNVDDCAGKCGIAMEASYPVKNGANTIKPYWTNEDTEKISSA; translated from the exons ATGACAACCACAGTAACACCCATTTCCACcctctttttcctcttcttcacCTTATCATCGGCAACCAGCTTCAGCCAAAATCACTGGAGGAGCGATGATGAAGTGATGAGCTTGTACCAAGCTTGGCTCGTTAAACATGGCAAACAATACAACGGTATAGGGGAGGAAGAGAACCGGTTCGATATCTTTAAGGATAACTTGAAATTCATCGACCAACATAACTCCAAAAACACCACATACAAACTTGGGTTGAACAAGTTCGCTGATTTAACTAACCAGGAGTACCGTTCCATGTTTTTGGGTACCAAGAGTGACCCTAAACGTCGAGTAATGAAGTCCAAAAACCCCAGCCAACGCTATGCTTCCCGCGCCGGCGACAGTTTGCCCGAATCTGTTGACTGGAGAGATCATGGAGCCGTTACTCCAGTGAAGGATCAAGGGCGTTGCG GAAGTTGCTGGGCATTTTCAACGATTGCAGCTGTTGAAGGCATAAATAAAATCGCCACCGGCGAACTAATCTCTTTGTCAGAGCAAGAGCTAGTAGATTGTGACCGATCCTACGACGCTGGTTGCGATGGAGGCCTAATGGACTATGCCTTCCAATTCATTATTGACAACGGTGGCATTGACTCTGAACAAGACTATCCTTACCTTGGTGCTGATAATAACCAATGCGATCCAACGAGG AATGCTAAGGTTGTCAGCATTGATGGGTACGAGGATGTTGTTCAATATGATGAGAAGGCATTGAAGAAGGCTGTATCACATCAACCTGTGAGTGTCGCCATTGAAGCTAGTGGCAGAGCTTTCCAACTCTACGAATCG GGAGTTTTCAGCGGTGAATGCGGGTCAGCATTAGACCACGGCGTGATTGTCATCGGATATGGCACGGATGAGAACGGTCAGGAATATTGGACAGTGAGGAACTCATGGGGCAGCGGTTGGGGTGAAGATGGATACATAAGGATGGAGCGTAACGTTGATGACTGTGCTGGCAAGTGTGGCATTGCGATGGAGGCTTCCTATCCTGTTAAGAATGGGGCAAACACCATCAAACCTTACTGGACTAATGAAGACACTGAGAAAATTAGCAGTGCCTGA
- the LOC105803951 gene encoding probable beta-1,4-xylosyltransferase IRX14H, protein MSQTKRIRRRWACHKPKSSNLAVTLNQFNRNSKELRRRQISKRMKLSALHQSYINRRTNSFRSSGPLDSSSDSAIKSPAAIFWLVFHGLCCLISLLLGYRFSRLVFFFLFSTSSTNFYTSPFRSTAELVKTLDVHSVLSNNPVANLDLPLLNKTVTNSRVVVGRHGIRIRPWPHPDPVEVMKAHRIIEIVQKEQRSQFGVKNPRTVIVVTPTYVRTFQALHLTGVMHSLMLVPYDLVWIVVEAGGVSNETASLIAKSGLKTIHVGFNQRMPNSWEERHKLESKMRLRALRIIREKKLDGIVMFADDSNMHSMELFDEIQNVKWFGAVSVGILTHSVNTDEMAGRKKDEEENPRMPVQGPACNASDMLAGWHTFNTLPFAGKSAVYIDDRATVLPRKLEWSGFVLNTRLLWKDSSDKPKWIKDIDMLNGDIESPLGLVNDPSVVEPLGNCGRQVLLWWIRVEARADSKFPPRWIIDPPLEITVPSKRTPWPDAPPELPANEKPAMGIQDPIVKHSTKRTSRSKHRSKRKHEPKTDTQVSTRHSEQN, encoded by the exons ATGTCCCAAACAAAAAGAATTAGAAGAAGATGGGCATGCCACAAACCCAAGAGCAGCAATCTGGCAGTAACCCTGAATCAATTCAACCGTAATTCCAAA GAGCTTCGGAGACGACAGATTTCGAAGAGGATGAAGCTTTCTGCGTTGCACCAGAGCTACATCAACCGTCGAACCAACAGCTTCAGATCATCTGGGCCATTGGATTCGTCTTCCGACAGTGCCATTAAATCCCCTGCCGCCATTTTCTGGCTTGTCTTCCATGGTCTTTGTTGTTTAATCAGCTTGCTCCTCGGCTACCGCTTTTCTCGCTtggtcttcttctttttgttctCCACTTCTTCTACTAACTTCTATACGTCGCCGTTCCGATCCACTGCCGAGCTCGTCAAAACCCTCGATGTCCACTCCGTTCTCTCCAACAACCCCGTCGCCAACCTTGACTTGCCTTTGCTTAACAAGACGGTCACCAATTCGAGGGTCGTCGTGGGGCGCCACGGGATCCGGATCAGGCCGTGGCCGCATCCGGACCCGGTTGAGGTCATGAAGGCGCACCGGATCATAGAAATAGTTCAAAAGGAGCAGAGGTCACAATTCGGCGTCAAGAATCCCAGGACGGTTATCGTGGTCACTCCGACGTATGTACGCACTTTCCAAGCGCTGCATTTGACCGGTGTGATGCACTCGCTAATGCTGGTTCCCTACGATCTGGTTTGGATCGTGGTGGAAGCTGGTGGCGTCAGCAACGAAACGGCGTCGCTTATTGCGAAATCGGGTTTGAAAACTATCCACGTCGGATTCAATCAACGGATGCCGAATTCCTGGGAAGAACGACATAAATTAGAGTCCAAGATGCGCCTTCGTGCTCTAAG AATTATTAGAGAGAAGAAATTGGATGGAATTGTTATGTTTGCCGATGATAGCAATATGCATAGTATGGAACTTTTTGATGAGATCCAAAATGTGAAATGGTTCGGGGCTGTTTCAGTTGGAATACTTACTCATTCGGTTAATACTGATGAGATGGCGGGTCGGAAAAAGGATGAAGAGGAGAATCCTAGAATGCCTGTTCAAGGCCCTGCTTGTAACGCCTCCGATATGTTGGCAGGATGGCATACTTTTAATACATTGCCATTTGCTGGGAAAAGTGCGGTTTATATCGATGATCGGGCAACTGTGCTGCCCAGGAAGTTGGAGTGGTCAGGGTTTGTTTTGAATACTAGGTTGCTTTGGAAAGATAGCAGTGATAAGCCGAAATGGATTAAGGATATTGATATGTTGAATGGTGATATTGAGAGTCCCCTGGGTTTGGTTAATGACCCTTCGGTGGTGGAGCCACTTGGAAACTGCGGTCGTCAGGTTTTGCTCTGGTGGATTCGAGTTGAAGCTCGTGCTGATAGCAAATTTCCTCCCAG ATGGATAATTGACCCACCTCTGGAGATCACAGTCCCATCAAAACGCACTCCATGGCCAGATGCTCCCCCGGAACTCCCTGCTAATGAAAAACCAGCAATGGGCATTCAAGATCCAATAGTGAAGCATAGCACAAAGAGGACATCCAGATCAAAACATCGAAGTAAAAGAAAGCATGAACCAAAAACTGACACACAGGTTTCGACAAGGCATTCTGAACAAAACTAA